Proteins co-encoded in one Garra rufa chromosome 7, GarRuf1.0, whole genome shotgun sequence genomic window:
- the plpp2b gene encoding phospholipid phosphatase 2b yields the protein MTDLRKNKLFVLVDVLCVVVASLPFVIMNIASQPYERGIYCQDESISYPLKPDTITHVTLALVTITCTIIIISSGEAYLVYSKKIHSNSTFNQYVAAIYKVLGAFLFGGAVSQSLTDLAKYTIGRPRPHFLTVCAPKVCKGYVASINCTGDVRNVTEARLSFYSGHSSFGMYCMLFLALYVQARLNAKWARLLRPTIQFFLVAFAVYVGYTRVSDYKHHWSDVLVGLLQGALIAILTVRYVSNSFKVRPYPQCSSPESVDNEERKPSLHLSEVEHNNHLGYSGPV from the exons CTTCTCTGCCCTTTGTGATTATGAATATTGCGTCCCAGCCATACGAGCGAGGCATCTACTGCCAGGACGAGAGCATTAGTTACCCTCTCAAACCAGACACAATCACCCACGTGACACTGGCTCTGGTCACCATCACCTGCACTATCATCATC ATATCATCAGGTGAAGCATATCTGGTCTACAGCAAGAAAATTCACTCCAACTCTACTTTTAATCAGTATGTGGCAGCTATATATAAGGTGCTCGGTGCCTTTTTGTTTGGGGGAGCCGTCAGCCAATCATTGACGGACTTGGCCAAGTACACCATTGGACGACCACGGCCACATTTCTTAACAGTATGTGCTCCAAAAGTCTGCAAAGGATACGTGGCCTCGATCAATTGTACTGGTGACGTGCGTAATGTAACTGAAGCCCG GTTGTCCTTCTACTCTGGTCACTCTTCCTTTGGGATGTACTGCATGCTCTTTCTAGCG CTCTATGTTCAGGCCAGACTAAATGCTAAATGGGCTCGTCTCCTGAGGCCCACTATCCAGTTCTTCCTGGTGGCCTTTGCTGTGTATGTAGGTTACACTCGTGTGTCCGATTATAAGCACCACTGGAGCGACGTGCTGGTGGGGCTCCTCCAGGGGGCGCTCATTGCAATTCTCACT GTGCGATACGTATCAAATTCCTTCAAAGTGCGTCCTTATCCTCAGTGCTCGAGTCCAGAGTCAGTGGATAATGAGGAGCGCAAACCAAGTTTACATTTAAGTGAGGTCGAACACAACAACCATTTAGGCTATTCTGGACCTGTGTGA